Genomic DNA from Planctomicrobium piriforme:
GATACCCGCTCCACTCGAGTTCTTCCAATGGAGCGAAGATCAGCCAACCGCGGGTTTGCAGGCGGAAGGCGAGATCGTTTCCTTGCAGCACATGATTGAGAAATGCGTCGACTTCGTCCGCCAACAGGCTGGGCGCCGACTCTTGTACGCCTGCGGTCAGCATCATGATCGGGGGGATCGGAGATCTTCTGTTCAAGTGTTCGAGCCGCGCCAGGTAGCGGCTCAACACTTCCGCCGGATCATTCGCCGGCAGTGTGAACTTGAGTGTGGTTCCCAGTCCAGGCTGGCTTTCCAGAGTCAACTCTCCCAGATTGAGTTCGGCCAGTTCCCTGGCGATGCTCAATCCCAGTCCAAACCCTTTGCAGCTTCCGCGGCCCTGGCCTTCCAGTTGCTTGAAGCGTTCGAAGATTTCTCGCTGGTGCCCTAAAGCGATGCCTGGCCCGTTGTCAGTCACGCCGACGATGACCTCGCTCCCTCCCGGAGCGGCGCGAGCCCAGATCTGAACCCGGCCAGGGTCGCCTGCGAACTTGATGGCGTTGCCTGCCAGGTTGATCAGAATCCGTCCCACCTTCTCGTCATCGACGTAGACGTCAGGCAGAGAGTCGTCGATGTCGACCACCAGTTTTACCCCCTTGTGGTGTGCTTTCCGCTCGAGGACAGGATGGACGTGGTCGATGATGTCGCTGATTCGATGTGATTTGCGGACGATCCCCAGCATGCCGCTATCCAGTTTGCTGCTGTCGAGCATGTCGTCGACCATCGTGTTCAGGTCGTCGGCGCGATCGGCAATCACTCCCAGGAAGCGTTGCTGTTCGCGGCAGATGCTGCCCATCGCTCCTTCGGCGAGCAGATCGGCATACTCCTTGATGACCGTTAATGGAGTCCGAAACTCGTGCGAGACGTTATCCACGAAGATCTGCGCCATTTTGAAGAGGTTGCTGAGCCGCTGGTTCTTCTTTTCCAGCAATAACTGCGATTGCCGCAACTCGAGGTTGCCCTGCTCGAGCGCTTTGGTGTGTTCCACAAGCTGCAGTTCGGAGTGCCGTCGCTCGCTGATATCGCGAATCAGCGACAGCGTGCAGAGCGTGCCATCCAGATCCACGATCGAGGCGGAGACCTCGGCGGGAAAGATGCCTCCGCTCTTCGTGCGGAAGTGAATTTCCTCTGTAACGCCGGTGCCCACAGACAGATTGTTGTAGAGCAGAGCCCGCAGCGTTTCGTTGTGATGGCAATGCAGATCCGACGCACGCATCGAGAGGAGTTCGCTCCGCGATCTTTCGAACATGTCGCAGGCAGCTGGATTTGCGTCCACAATGCGATCGCCCACGCCGTCAATGATGAGCATGGCATCCCGGGCCGTGTCAAACACATTCCCCAACCGCGTTTCGCTTTCATCACAACTACATCGGGCGGCCGACAACTCATCTTCCAGCCGCAGCATGCGTTCGGCGTGATGAACCCGCAATCGCAGTTCCGCCGGCTGAATGGGCTTCGCCAGAATGTCATCGGCGCCGGCCGACAGGCCTTCGATGAATTCCCGCTCTTCAATCCAGGGCGTCAGGAGCATGAGATACAACGCACAGGGCAGATGCGCCTTACGCACCTGTCGACACAGTTTGACGCCGTCCATTCCGGTCGGCCGCCAATCGGAAATCAACATGCGGAACGACGCCGACTTCAAAATGCTCAACGCCTCGCGTGCGTCCGGACAGACAGTCAGTTGGTGGCCGCCCGCAACCAGGCTCGGTTCCAGCAACTCCAATGTCATGTCATCGTTGCAGACAATCAGGATATTCATGCGAGTGCGTTTCAAAACCGAGTGGTCGTAAGAGAATTGAGTTGTCCGGCATTGTGTGTGTGGGGGAGTCATTCGCCGCAATGTTCCTTTAGAATTCCCTGACGACGGATGCTGCTCCAGGTCACACCGCCGCATGGAGTGCGGGAAGCGTAATATGCTGGTTGAGTTCGTTGACGAGCGTGGACATCGCAAACGGCTTCGACAGGCAGGCATTCGCCCCCAGGCTGCGCACATGCAGCAGCACGCCGGGATTTCGCTGCCCGGTCAGCACAACAATGGGGATGTCTTTGGTCAGCGAATTCGATTTGAGCCGTTCGATAAGATAGTTTCCTTCTCCGTCCGGCATGTGCAGATCGGTGATCACCAGATCAGGCTTCTCGGCGAGCGCGACGACAAAGCCTTGTGTTCCTGAAAACGCCCGAACAGGAATTGCGCCTAGTTCCTTCAAGCGGATGCACAAGGCCAGCGTAAAGTCGCAATCGTCATCGACGCAGAGGATCTTTGGCGAGGAGGGCCGGCTTGTTTGAGGAATGTCCGCACTTCCGCAAGCGGAATCGGACTCCTCGAGAATCAGTGCGGGTGCCGCCGCTGTTTCAGGCGCTTCGAGCAGTTCATGAATCGCCGCTCGTAAGGCCTTCCATGACTGAGGGCTTTTGTGAACATGGCGGACCGCCGCCTCGCGGCAGCGCCAAACCACATCCGCGTCATTCCGCCCCGTCAGCATGATGATGGGCAAGTCCAGCGCCATGATCCGACGGAGCGTCGCCGCCATGACCAGGCCGTAGGCTTCTGTCGGCTCGCCAGTCCTCCCTGGCAGTTCAACGTCCAGCAGGATCAGATCCGGACTTTGCTCGGACAGCAGGTCGACGGCTGTCATGGCATCCGCAGCCACATGGACTTTTAATCCCAACTGCTGACAACGGGTTGCCAGCAGCGTGGAATAGGCCCGGTCGTCTTCGACGATCAAAACGCTTTTCCCCTTCATCGATCTTCCTGGCTCGCAGCTCATGTTTGTGTGACATCCTGGCGACATTCGAACTCAACATTCTTGAAAAAAGGGCTGACAGCGGTCGCCGCACGTTTCGGGGATCGGGACTAGACGTTTTTCGACTGAGGGACGACAACCGCTTTCACGGCCGCGAGCAGAGATTGCCCCTGATAGGGCTTTCGTAAGAAATAAGCCGCCCCGAGTTGTAATGCGGCCTTCTCGTCGGCGAGACTGGCTGAAATCATGACCACGGGAATGTTGCTGGTGTCGGCGCGGATGCGGAGATCCGACAGGACAGCCAGGCCATCTTTCTTGGGCATCCTGACGTCCAGCAGGACGGCGTCCGGCTGACAGGTCGCCGCCTTGGCGACGCCTTCTTCTCCATCGCAGGCGAATAGGGTGTCATACCCGGCCATTTGCAATCGCAAACTGGCGCCGCGACGGATGTCGGCATCGTCATCCACAATCAGCACCGTTTGTTTTGCACACATCGTTGAATCTCCAGTCAAGGAAACGGGTGACGGCGCCACTAAACTGCCGCCGCTGGCGGTCTGTTCGTGTTCAGACGCGGCCGTCTGCCGGCTCGCTCCTGATTCACGCGCCAGGCCTTCTAAAATCAATAGTTCGGAGCCGTTGATCAGGCCTGCCCGACTGAGCGACTCTTGAAACGTCTGACAGGCATGATGCTTCAGGGCGTTCCAGCGTCGATAACCGCGAAAGAAATCGGCAAAGTAAACGCCGAATCCCGCCAGCCCCGCGCACATTGCCAAGGTTTGAGTGAGGGGCGTCAGCAACTTGTCCGTGCTGACCAGGCACAAGTCCGTGCTCAACAATACAAGCAGGCAGCAGGCCACGAGTTGCGGGCGAGAAACGGACTTCAGCCTCACATGAGTTGGCGGTTGCATTCAAATTCCCGCGAGTTGAGTTCTGATGACCTGCGTCCGACGACACTGCGGGCGAAGCGAACTGGCAAACCAGTTCAAGTGTATTGCCCCGCGGTAATTGCTGCTGAAGACCTCGAGCAAGATGCAGGTCCAGACGGCGTTTGCATCAATTCGAAGGCCAGCCCTCAATCTCTAAGTCCAGTTCTCGACCACTGCCGTCGCGGCAAGTGGGAGCAATCGGCATTTTCGCCGATTTAAGGTGTTCACCTCATCGACATTTCAATAAATGTCCGGCAAGTTTCCGAATCGCGTCCTGTTTAACGCCCTATTTCCAAGCTTGCTTATAGAATAGAGTCTTCCTCCGCATTCATCGCGCGAAGGTCGTTCGGACTTCAGTGCAAGCGGGGATGCGGGCCATGCGGAAGTTTGCTGAGAGTATTGTCGACACGGTCGGTCAGCCCCAGTTGGTTCTGGATTCCAACTTGAGAATCGTCAGGGCCAATCCTCCATTTCTAAAGACGTTTCAGACCGCTGCTGAACATGTCGAAGGCTCGCTGATTGATGAGCTGACAGGCGGTCAGTGGAATAATGCAGGTTTGATCGCACTGCTGAATCAAGTGTTGCAGCAAGGCGTTTCGCTAGTCGATTTCGAGTTGGAACTGGAGTCTCCCAACCAGGCCCGGCGCAGCATGGTGCTCAATGCTCGCCGCATCTTCGATGAGGAACATGCGGTTCCCATGATTCTGCTGACGATCGACGAGACGACGGAGCAACAACAAATTCACCTGCAAACGCAAATTGCGAATATTGAACTTGAACGGCGAGTCGAAGAGCGTACGCAGAGTCTCGCGGTCGCCAACAAAGCCCTGTTGGAGTCCAATCGGGAACTGGAAGCCTTCTGCTATTCTGTGTCGCACGATCTGCGGACGCCGCTGCGGGCGATTGACGGCTTCAGCAGAGAGTTGCTCAATCCCGATGGAAACCTGTCTGAAGAACAGGCTAGGCATTACTTGTCACGCGTGTGTGCGAGCGCCCAGCGGATGGGGCAGTTAATCGACGACCTGCTGAACCTGTCGCGCGTGGGTCGCACGGAAATGCGCTTGCAGCTCGTGGATCTCTCCTCCATGGCCGGAGAAATTATCGAGGAATTGCGACAGTCCGATCCGACTCGCCAGCTTCTTGCTGACATTCAACCGGGGCTCACGGCCATGTGCGATCCTTCGTTGATCCGCATCGTGCTGGACAATCTGATCCGTAACGCCTGGAAATTCAGCTCGCGAAAAGATGCCGTGCAGATTGAGTTCGGGTTTCGTGATGTCGCCGAACAATCTGGCTTTTTTGTGGCCGATCACGGTGCGGGCTTCGATATGACCTACGCAGATAAGCTGTTTGGGGCGTTTCATCGGCTGCACTCCGAACACGAATTTCCCGGCACCGGAATTGGTTTGGCAACTGTCCGCCGGATTGTTCATCGCCACGGCGGCAAAGTCTGGGCCACCGGCACCGTTGACGCCGGGGCCGCGTTCTACTTTTCATTATCCAGCGCAGGAGAGGGTTCATGAGCAGCAAAGTGATTCTGCTGGTTGAAGACAATCCCGACGATGTCGAACTGGCGTCGATCGCGATCAAGCGCGGAGGGATTGCGAATGAACTGGTTGTTGCCCGGGATGGCGTCGAGGCTCTCGAGTATCTCCTGCCTGCCGGTCAACAGAAGTTGAACCTTCCGCAACTGGTTCTTTTGGATCTGAAGCTGCCAAAGCTCAACGGAATGGAAGTTCTGCAACGGTTGCGGACAGACCCGCGAACGCGGCGGCTGCCAGTGGTGATCCTCACCTCGTCGCGCGAAGAAGAAGATCTGATCCGCGGCTATGATCTCGGAGCAAACAGCTATGTCCGCAAGCCGGTGGAATTCGATCAGTTTCAAAAAGCCGTACAGCAATTGCAGTTGTACTGGCTGGTTCTGAATGAGGCCCCTCCCGAGGAGGCGCCATGTCAA
This window encodes:
- a CDS encoding hybrid sensor histidine kinase/response regulator, yielding MNILIVCNDDMTLELLEPSLVAGGHQLTVCPDAREALSILKSASFRMLISDWRPTGMDGVKLCRQVRKAHLPCALYLMLLTPWIEEREFIEGLSAGADDILAKPIQPAELRLRVHHAERMLRLEDELSAARCSCDESETRLGNVFDTARDAMLIIDGVGDRIVDANPAACDMFERSRSELLSMRASDLHCHHNETLRALLYNNLSVGTGVTEEIHFRTKSGGIFPAEVSASIVDLDGTLCTLSLIRDISERRHSELQLVEHTKALEQGNLELRQSQLLLEKKNQRLSNLFKMAQIFVDNVSHEFRTPLTVIKEYADLLAEGAMGSICREQQRFLGVIADRADDLNTMVDDMLDSSKLDSGMLGIVRKSHRISDIIDHVHPVLERKAHHKGVKLVVDIDDSLPDVYVDDEKVGRILINLAGNAIKFAGDPGRVQIWARAAPGGSEVIVGVTDNGPGIALGHQREIFERFKQLEGQGRGSCKGFGLGLSIARELAELNLGELTLESQPGLGTTLKFTLPANDPAEVLSRYLARLEHLNRRSPIPPIMMLTAGVQESAPSLLADEVDAFLNHVLQGNDLAFRLQTRGWLIFAPLEELEWSGYLAKLERAWQDTNRNRLREALPAIDFEIVKSWPVESKQEMVRSLLDELETRRGLNQRSLEFV
- a CDS encoding response regulator gives rise to the protein MSCEPGRSMKGKSVLIVEDDRAYSTLLATRCQQLGLKVHVAADAMTAVDLLSEQSPDLILLDVELPGRTGEPTEAYGLVMAATLRRIMALDLPIIMLTGRNDADVVWRCREAAVRHVHKSPQSWKALRAAIHELLEAPETAAAPALILEESDSACGSADIPQTSRPSSPKILCVDDDCDFTLALCIRLKELGAIPVRAFSGTQGFVVALAEKPDLVITDLHMPDGEGNYLIERLKSNSLTKDIPIVVLTGQRNPGVLLHVRSLGANACLSKPFAMSTLVNELNQHITLPALHAAV
- a CDS encoding response regulator transcription factor — translated: MQPPTHVRLKSVSRPQLVACCLLVLLSTDLCLVSTDKLLTPLTQTLAMCAGLAGFGVYFADFFRGYRRWNALKHHACQTFQESLSRAGLINGSELLILEGLARESGASRQTAASEHEQTASGGSLVAPSPVSLTGDSTMCAKQTVLIVDDDADIRRGASLRLQMAGYDTLFACDGEEGVAKAATCQPDAVLLDVRMPKKDGLAVLSDLRIRADTSNIPVVMISASLADEKAALQLGAAYFLRKPYQGQSLLAAVKAVVVPQSKNV
- a CDS encoding sensor histidine kinase; the encoded protein is MRKFAESIVDTVGQPQLVLDSNLRIVRANPPFLKTFQTAAEHVEGSLIDELTGGQWNNAGLIALLNQVLQQGVSLVDFELELESPNQARRSMVLNARRIFDEEHAVPMILLTIDETTEQQQIHLQTQIANIELERRVEERTQSLAVANKALLESNRELEAFCYSVSHDLRTPLRAIDGFSRELLNPDGNLSEEQARHYLSRVCASAQRMGQLIDDLLNLSRVGRTEMRLQLVDLSSMAGEIIEELRQSDPTRQLLADIQPGLTAMCDPSLIRIVLDNLIRNAWKFSSRKDAVQIEFGFRDVAEQSGFFVADHGAGFDMTYADKLFGAFHRLHSEHEFPGTGIGLATVRRIVHRHGGKVWATGTVDAGAAFYFSLSSAGEGS
- a CDS encoding response regulator; the encoded protein is MSSKVILLVEDNPDDVELASIAIKRGGIANELVVARDGVEALEYLLPAGQQKLNLPQLVLLDLKLPKLNGMEVLQRLRTDPRTRRLPVVILTSSREEEDLIRGYDLGANSYVRKPVEFDQFQKAVQQLQLYWLVLNEAPPEEAPCQPSAS